Below is a window of Planctomycetes bacterium MalM25 DNA.
CCCTACTCGAACTCGGCGATCGCGTTCGACCGCACGATCCTGATCGTTCCTCAGATCTCTAAGCGAGTGCCGGTCACGTCGATCAACGTGAAACCGAACACGCTGATCAAGAAGGGCGAGACGCTCTTCGAGCTGGACCGGGCCCCGCTGCAAGCGGACGCCGACAACGCCGCCGCCGCCGTGAACGAGGCGCGGGCGCAGGTCGATGTCTCCGAGGCGGCGGTCGTCACCGCGCAGGCGACGGTCAAGCGCGCCCGGGCAGACCTCGCGTACTACACGAACAAGCGGAAACGCGACGCCGACCTGGTGAAGACCAACGTCGTCAGCCAAGAGGAATTCGAGCAGACCCTCGCGACCTACCAGCAGGCCGCCTCGGGATTGGACGAAGCCCTCGCCGCCGAGCGTCAGGCGAAGCTGGGCGTCGATCTGGCGAACACCCGCCTGCGCGAGGCGGAGGTCAACCTGAAGGACGCACAATACGACCTCGAGCAGACGACGGTCATCGCCCCCACGGACGGCTACGTCACGAACCAACAGCTCCGCGTCGGCTCGCCGGCGGGCGGGCTCGGCTTCCGGCCGGTCATGACCTTCATCGAGTCGCAGCCCGAAGAGGACCGCGTCGTCGTGGCGACCTTCGGCCAGAAGAACTTCCTCTTGATCGAACCGGGCCAATACGCCGAGGTGATCCTCAAGGGCTACCCCGGCCGGGTCTTCCACGGCGAGGTCCTGGAGACCATCGAGATCGTCGGTCAGGGACAACTCCTCCCCGGCGGCGACTTGCCCGAGCAGATCGCCAGCGGCCTGCCCGCCCGCTTCGCCGTGAAGATCAAGCTCAACGACACGGCCGGTCTCCGCGTCCCCGGCGGCTCGCGCGGCCAGGCGGCGGTCTACACCGACAACGTGCAGGTCGCCGGCATCCCGATCATGTTCGTCCTGCGGGCGAACGGCTGGCTGAACTACCTGCTCTGAGCCAGGCCCGCTTCAAGTCGCCTCGCCAACCGGGAGAGCTTGTGGAAGCCCCCACAGGCAGGTCACTCCCTGCGCCCTGGCGGTCAGCGACCAACTGGCGCCGGACGAAGAAGCTGAGGCCGGTTACCGAGAGCCAGCGAGCTGCTCCGGAGGGTCACTCACTTGTACTTAGCAACCTGCGGAAAAGCGGCACTTGGCGGGCAGATTCGCATAGCCGCAAAGCCGCCGAGGTGATGCCCAGCGAAGCGACTTCAGAGACCCTAAACCCTTCTCCGCATCAACGATCCCAACACGGCCAAAGCTCCCATCAGCAACGTGCTTGGCTCAGGAATAGTTGCCACGCGAAAACCAAGACCTCTGCTTTCAGCTAGTGGAACTACGATCTCATTCCAACTGTCTGGCCTTAGGGTGGCTGCCAGGGCGTTCCAGGAGCCGCCCCGTGAGCCACGGAATGAAGACCCCCCGTCGCCCTCGTTCCACTCAAACACGTTGCCGTTCTGGTCGAACGTGCCGTAGGGGCTCGTCGCGTCTGTGTAGGCGCCGACGTCGGTGAGGGGATTCGTGCCGCTGGGGAAGCCTGTCGAGCCGCTCACGGCGTATCCGTCGTTGAAGCCGTTGGCGACGCCGTCGTTATTGAAGTAGTTCACCGCTGAAGGATCATCGCTTGGTTGATCGCTGCGGGGGACGCTGTCGCTGCCGGTGGCGTAGTCGAAGTAGACGCCCGCTGTGCCGGCCGACGCGTCGTGGTAGGCCGCCTTGTACCATTCATTTTCACTGGGGATCCAATATCGAGCACCGGGTGAACGGACTTCGTCCAGTCCGTTGCCGATCGTGTAAGCCCCCGTTTCGGTATCTCCGTCACCTTGGCCGTTATGCAGCCAATTTGTGAAACGCATCGCGTCGAAGAATGATACGAAGGTAACCGGGTTCCCCTCGCGCCCCGGCTTGGCCACATACGGGCCGACACGGATATCGCCCGTCAACGTGATGCCACCGAAGTTGCCCTGCATGTCCACGTTGTTGTAGAGACCAAACTCGTCGCTACCTAACGGATCAACCGCGTTAAGAAAAGCCGCGTACTGGGCATTGGTGACTTCGGTCTTGCTGATCGCGTAGTTGTACGAGACCGCGCCGAAACCGGTTTGGGGATCGGCAGCGTTGCCGGCGTTGCCGACCGGGGCGAAGTCGAACGAGACCGTTTCGGCCGCCGCAGGCAGGGCTGCTAGAGCGGCCAGCAGGAGGGAGGGGATCAAGGTGCGGATCATTAGGCGGTCGTAGTCGGGGTGGTAGATCGAGCCAGTAGGCGGTTCCCGAGAGTATAACCGAGCGCCCCCTGCCCCCGTGGGCAGCGGCCGGGGAAAATACGGTGTGAAAACTGCGTGGCAGGTTCGCCTTGTTCGGGGATAGAACCAGCCCCACCTAGGCGAGTTCGTTGCTGCATGACCGGCCCCTTCGAGGCCGACTTCCGGGCCGATCTGGCCCATCGCCCAAGTGCAAAGGTGGCGTCGACCTGGGTGCCGAATCGCACTTGGCCAGGGTCCCTAGCGTTCAACCTGGAAGCCGATCCGTGTTCAACGAGACGGCCCAGGAGGCGTTCTCCTCGCAGCACGCCGGCGTTTCAACGACGGGGGCGCACTCGCCGTCGTTGAATCGCACGAAGGCTTGGCGTTCACTTTACTCGGACGCGAGCTCGACGATCCGCTCGAGCCGTTCGCGGAGGGCGCTCATCTGGTGCGAGCTGAGGTTCTGGCCGATCAGGCTGACGGCGTGCAGCACACCGATTGCCGCAAAGCCGATCGGGACCAAGCCCAGAGCCCAAGGCGTCGCGCCAAGCAGCCACTGCACGCAACCATAGACCCCGCCGGCCAGCGCGGCGAAGACGCAGCCGAAGTAGACCATCATGAGCAGCGTCCAAACCTCAGGGCGTGGCGTGAAGCGAGCGAGCAACTCGCTGCCACTGCCCCCTCGGTCGGAGGCCGGGCCCAATTGGGCGGTCAGGTAGGGCGACCAGACGCGTTGCTCCTCAGCCGGCGCCCGCAACACCACGCACGACCCGGCGGCCTCGGCGGGTCCCCCGACCTCGCCGCTGCGGACCACCTCTTGCAACCGCGTCCGGGCCGCTTCAGGCGCCAGCGGCAGGTCGAGGCGGAAGGTCGGTTGCAGACGCAACGAACTCATCGGCGGTCGGTTGCTGCGAGAAGTGAGAAGAGGACGCGTCAGCGGATTATAGCCAAAACGGCGAGCCACCGACGGACCGCCTCGGATGACGGACCGCCAGTAGGAGGCGTCTCCGACGCCGATTTTGGTAGGCCGCTCGCGTCACGCAATCGGCGTCGTCGACGCCTCCTGCAGCACGACCTTAGCGGTGAGGGTCACCGGCGATCCGATTCACGCGACACGACCTGGCCGGTCAAGCGAAGAGTTTGGCCACCCGAATTGTTTGAGCGGGAGGCCGCTGAAACAGCCGAAAGCGGTGCAAAACGGGTGGCTCGCTTCCAACAATTGCCGTCGCAGCGATCGTTACTGGGCTCAGACGACCAGGCTCAGACGGCCACGACCTCGAGCGCCTCGCCGCCGAGCCAGACGTACTCGACCTCTTCGTCCTCGGAACGGAGCATCGCCGAGAGGAGCTCGTCGGGGCGGCCCTTGGCCTTCTTCGGCAGCGGGATGCTGACCAAGTCGGCCAGGGCGCCGGGCCGCAGGGCGCCGACGTCGGTCAGCCCGAGCGCCTCGGCGCCGGTGAGGGTCCCCATGCGGAGGATGGTCTCCGGGGCGACGCTCGGGTGCCGGGCGGCCGCCTCGCGCATCTCGCTGAGCATCGAGAGATCCGGGTTCGACGCCTTGCCATCGGTCCCCAGGCAGACCGGCACGCCGAGGGCCAGGGCCTCGGTGAGCGGGTAACGGCGGTGCTTGAAGTGGGCGTGGCTGCGCGGGCAGTAGACCAGCGACATCGCCCCCGCCTGGCGGGCCATCATGGCCAGCTCGGTGTAATCGAGGTAGTTGCCGTGGATGACCAGCGACTTGGGCGCCCGGGTGAGCATCCGCAGGTAGTCGAGCGGCGTCGATCCGCGTCCGATGACCCAGGGGTCCCACATGCCGCGTTCTTCCAGGATCTCCTGGAAGGGCCCACGACCTTCGGAGAGGAGCTGTAGCTCCTCGGGCGACTCGGCCAAGTGCATCGCCACGGGCAAGCCCCGTGTCGAGGCGACGGTGACCAGCTCGCGGATCAGCTGCGGCGAGGCCGTGTACGGGGCGTGCGGGCTCACGCCGAGGCGGAACCGCTGCTCGTCGCGGACGCCGACCGCCTCGAAACGGCCGTCGTCGAAGCCGTTCGATTGGCCATTGGCGTAGCCACTCGTGTGCCCGTTGGTTTCGTGGCTCCCATTGGCGGCGTGGCCGTTGAGGGCCGCGGCGGCGTGGCCGTTGCCGTTGAGGTCGCTGGGGCCCAGCAGCGTGGAGAGCTCTTCGAGGCGGTCTTCGGCCGCGTTCAGGGCCGAGGTCGCCCGGGCCTGCGAGAAGCCGATCGACTCCTGCAGGAGAATCAACCGGGGGCTGAGGCCGTTGATGCGGTAGGCGTCGGTCTCGGTGCGGGCGATCTCGGCGACGGTCGTCACGCCGTGGCGGAGGCTCTCCTCAAGGCCCGACGCGATCGCCCGGCCGATCTTCTTGGCGTTGGGCCGCTTCTCGATGACTTGGCGGATCCAGTTGGGCAGCGCGATGCCGGCCCGGCCTACTTTCCGGGCGAGGCTGAACTCGAGGTGGCAATGCGCGTTCACGAAGCCGGGCATCAGGGCGACATCGCCCAGGTCCTCGACCTCCACGTCGGCGGGCGCCTGACGACCGATCCGCTCGATCCGGTCGCCGTCGATAACGACGATCCCGTCTTCGATCGGGGGGGCCGCCACCGGGCAGACCAACCGGGCTCGTAAAGCCTGTCGTGTCATTACGTTCCTAAAGATCCACTTCCCTCGGCAAAGGTCGGTCCGACCCCACACCGAGGCGCTGATTGACGCCAACGGATCGCAGCCGCCCGGCTCCTCTCTAGCTCTCTAACCGCTGCTAGGGAGAAGACGGCAACCGCCCTCGGAAGGTTCCCCCCCAAGAGGGGAAGCCTGTCGGGACGGGCCGCGGGCTAAGGGGCGGCAGCGAGCCCGACCGGTTCTAACCGGCCTGAGCCGACGGCTAGGAAGCCGTCTCGAGCCGCGCCGCAACCTGCGGGTTGCCGCGATCGCCGCGGCCCATGGCCCACAACAGGACCAACGCCACGACGCCCCCCAAGATAGCAATTGGGGCCGCGTAGCCTAGTTGTCCGCCGCCGATTTCGACGAAAACGGAGTCCGAGAGGCCCCAATCCGCGGCGAGAGTGCGGATCGCGTCTCGATTTCGGTCCGTGACGAGCGTCAGACCGTTGTAAACCGCATGGAACAGGACACACGGGATCAGTGAGCGGCTCCGGACGGCGATCACTCCCAGGGCGACCCCGAGCGGAAAAGCCCCCAGAGACTGCTGCAAAACGGTGTGCGTGGCCGCAAAAATGGCCGCCGTCACGAGGATTCCGCCCGCCGTCCCCAGGCTCTTGCGCAAACCGGAGAGGACGACCCCGCGGAAAGTGATCTCCTCGCAGACCGCCGGCAGCAGGGCCAGGAGCAGCAGAACCCAGGCGATTGGGGCGTCGTGGATCATCTTGGCGAAGACCGCTAGCTCGGCCAGCACCGCCTCGCTGAAGGGGTACATCTTCTGGATCGCGATGCCCAGCGACTGGCCGACCGGGATCAGGCAGATCGCCGCCCCCACGGCCAGCAGCGTATCGCGAAGGCGGGGGGGCTCACGCAGCAACAGACTGCTTCGCCAGTCCCGTGTCAGCAGCACGAGGACGACGATGGCCGGCAGCAGGACGCTGACGACGAGGCTCAGCACGGTCGAGATCACCAAGACCGCGAACTCCGACTGTCCTTGCAGCAGCCAGGGCAGGGCGGAGCGGACCGCGTTCTGGGTCAAGAACACCCCCGCCACGCAGGCGACGGCGGCGCCTGCCGAGGGCGTCGCGCCACGGCGGCGGACCATCGCCCGCAGGCTGGCGGCCAGGTCGAACCGCTCGCTCTCGCGGAAGAGGACCGACTCCTGATTGAATTGCGAAACGGCCCAGCGGGTCGCCAGCCAGCAGCAGACCCCCGTCACGAAGACGACCGGCACGGCGTAGGTCAGGACGGCCTGCGTCTGGCCTTCGATCATCGCCCTCAGCAGCAGGACCAAGCCCATCACCGGCACGAAGCTGTTGCCCAGGTTCAGCTCGACGCCGGGCGAGAGGGGGAGCAGCATCAGCGGGGTCGCCGCTAAGAACAGCGGCATGAAGTAGTACTGCCCCTCCTTGGTGCTCTTCGCATAGGCCGCGAAGGCGAGGCTCAGCGCGCTGAACAGGGCGGACATCGGCACGACCGCCACCACCAGCCAGCCCATCGCCGCGGCGGTGGGGGGCGCGAGGTTGATCGCCCCGCCGGCGATGCCGGAGAGCTGGCCCATGAGGACGCGCGTGGTGATCGCGAGGCTGGCCAGGTTCAGCAGCGCCGTGAAGATGCTGAAGGTCATGACCGTGAGCAGCTTGCCACCGACGATCTCGCTCCGCCGCGCGGGGCTGGCGAGCAGGGTCTCGAGCGTGCCGCGTTCCTTCTCACCAGCGCACAGGTCGATGGCCGGGTAGAACGCCCCGGTCAGCGCCCACAGGAAGACGATGAACGGCAGGAGCTTCGACCAGAGGACCGCGTCGCGGCTCTCCTGCGAGGCGCGGTCGAGTTGCTCCAACTGAAACGGCCGTGTGGCGACGACCGGCACGTTGGTCGCTTCGAGGTTGCTGCGGACCAGCTGCTGGCGCCAGCGGCCGAGCACGTCCTTCACCCGCAGCCGGGCCACCTGCGACGGCTCGCGGGCCGAGTTGAACAGGACCGACGGCTCCAACACCGGCGCCGTGGCGAGCGGCTCGCCCGGCTCGCGGGGCTCTTTGAGTTGCTCGCGCAGGTCGGACAGGTTCTCGGCGAAGTCGTCGGGGAAGCAGACGGCGACCTCGATCTCGCCCGCGTCGATCGCGGCGCCCGCCTCGGAGAGCCGGTCGGCCCCCGCCTCGCGGGACTCGACCACCAGGCGGTCCACGTCCCCCGGCGAGAGGAAGAGGTTGGCCTCGAACCGGTCGTCATTCAGCAGGGGAGGGAGGTCGCCCGCCTCGTCGAGTTCTTCGGCGCCGTAGACGGCCACGCGGCCGGTCGACTGCTGCATGAACTGAGCGAGCTGGAACAGGCTGGTCCCGAGCAGCGGGTACATCAGGACCGGCAGCACCGCGACCATGAACAGCGTTCGCCGGTCGCGGAGCTGGTCACGCATCTCGCGTTTCCAGATCCAATGGACGTTCTTCCAGTTCATGAGGAGATTAGGGGATGGCCGCTCGGTTGGGTTTCTTGGTGGGTGGGTTCAGTCCGCGCTTGCTGACGAATTCGTTTGAAGGGGATGGGGGGGATGCCAACATGCTGCTGAGCAACACTCAGCTAAGTAAGTATCCGGTGCGTGAACGGTTTCTGTTTGCTTGCAAAATCTTTCCTTCATTTGGATTCAGCCGCTGTCACCCTCATCCCGCCGATCGACCATCCCCTTATCCCCCTCCATCCCCTCATCTCCCTTCCTCCGATCCGCCAGCTCGTCCGCGTCGCGGATGAGGCGGAAGAAGAGCTCCTCGAGGTTCTGCTCGCCGTGGCGCTGGCGGAGGTCGTCGGTCGGGCCCGAGTCGATGATCCGGCCGCGGTGCATCACGGCGATGCGGTCACAGATGCGCTGGACCTCGCTCATGATGTGGGTGCTGAAAACGACGCACTTGCCCTCGTCGCGCAGCTCGGCGACCGCGTCGAGCGACGCCCGCGCCGCGAACGCGTCGAGGCCGTTCGTCGCTTCGTCAAAGACAATCACCGGCGGGTCGTGAACCAGCGCGCGGGCGATCGAGGTCTTCTGTTTCATGCCGGTCGACATCTTCGCGCCGAGCGTGTCGCGGAGGTCGTCCATCCGCAGCTTCGCGAAGAGCCATTCCATCCGCTCCCGCAGAGGGCCCGCGGCGAGGCCGTGCAGGCGGCCGAAATACTCGACGAACTCCCACGCGGTCATCCGGTCGTAGACCGCCGTGTTCGCGGAGATGAAGCCGATCTGGTTGCGGACCAGTTCCTCCTGCCGCACACAGTCGAAGCCATTCACCAGGGCGACGCCCGACGTCGGCTTCAGCAGCGTTGTGAGGATCCGCAACGCGGTCGTCTTGCCGGCGCCGTTGGGGCCCAAGAGCCCGAAGACCTCGCCGGCGTGCGCCTGGAAGCTGAGGCGGTCGACCGCCAGCACCTCGCCGCGCTGCAAGTCGTCGTACGCCTTCGAGAGCGAGGCGACCTCGACCTTGACCGGCCCGAGCGATGGCGGAGCGCCCTGGTACGGGGCCGTCGCGGGGCTGGGCGCTAGGTCCATAAGGCGGCCAGGGAGTCTTTAGATCGCGGTTGACGCCGATTGCGCCGGTTGTGCGGCCCCGCTCCGAGCGCGGCCCGCACCAAGTGAGACTTGGGCTAGGGCAAACCTAGCTCACCACCGGCAGCTGCGGCAGCCCCGAACCGGCCGCTTTCAGAGAACGGACCTCATACTCCCGGTCGAGCAACCGGTAATGCACGTCGCGCTGACGCGGCTCGTAGCCGAGCTCGCTGATCGCGTCGCGCATCTGCTGCAGCGAGAGGAAATGCACGGTGCCCGCCTCGGCGACGACATTCTCTTCGATCATCAGGCTGCCCATGTCGTTGGCGCCGTAGAGGAGCGCCATCTGGCCCGTCTTGAGGCCCTGGGTGACCCAGCTCGATTGCAGGTTAGCAATGTTATCCAGGTAGAGCCGCGCCACGGCGTTCATCTTCAGGTACTCGTGCGCGCCGGCGGGGGCGAGGTGGTCCATCGGCGTGTTGTCGCGCTGGAAGGTCCAGCAGATGAACGCCGTGAAGCCGTCGTGCCCCTTCTCGATCGATTCGTCCTGCAGCTGGCGGAGGCGCTCCAGGTGCTCGATCCGCTCCTCGAGGGTCTCGACGTGGCCGAACATCATCGTCGCGCTGCTGCGGCCGCCCAACTCGTGCCACACGCGCATCACGTTGAGCCAGTCGTCGGTGAGCACCTTGCCGCGGGTGATCTCCTTGCGGACCCGGTCGACCAGGATCTCGGCCCCGCCGCCCGGCAGGCTGCCGAGGCCGGCCGCTTGCAGCCGCTGGAGCACCTCGCGGAGCGAGAGCTTGTTGACCTTCGTGAAGTGGTGGATCTCGGGCGGGCTGAAGGCGTGCAGGTTGACCTGCGGGAAGCGCTGCTTGATGCCGCCCAGCATCCGCTCGTACCAGGCGAGGTCGAACTCGGGGTGCAGGCCGCCTTGCAAGAGGATCTGGTCGCCGCCCAGCTCGACGGTCTCTTCGACCTTCTGGAGGATCTCCTCGAGCGGCAGGACGTACCCCTCGTCCGACTTGGGACCGCGATAGAACGCGCAGAAGTCGCAGACCGCGGTGCAGATGTTCGTGTAGTTGATGTTCCGGTCGATGTTGTACGTCCGGTACGGTTCCGGGTGGAGCCGGCGGGTGACCTCATCGGCCGCCCGGCCGAGAGAGGCGAGGCTCGACTCCTTTAGCAGGCGGAGCCCCTCTTCGGGCGCGAGGCGTTGGCCTTCGACCGCTTTGGTGAGCAGCTCTTCGACGGGGGCGAGGGCGATCATCGGGTTCGTTAAGCGTCGTGAGTGGTGGCGGGGTCGGAGAGCAGGCCCGCCTCGCGGCAGGCTCGCTCGAACAGCTCCAACCCGCGGCGTTCGCGCGGGCCGAGCGTGAAGCGGAGGTTACGCCGAAGGTACCGCTCCGCGTGCTCGACCGTAAGCCCGAGCGGCGGGCCCTCGGCGGCGGCGATCGAGTCGAAGCAGACGACGCCCCCGTCGCGGCACGCCTCGAGCAGCCGAACGACCGCGGGCGCGACCTCCTCGTGGCGCGACGTCCAGACGGCGAAGACGAACGGCAGGCCCGTGTCGCGGCGCCACTCCTCGGCCAGGTCCCACTCGGCGACGAAGTCGCCACGGACCGCCGGGTCGGGGGCGTGCATCGCCCGGTCGCCGATCAGCAGCACGGCGTCGGCGCGGGTGTCGGTCAGCGAGGCTCCGATCGGCAGCCGTTCGCGGCGGGGCTCGGCGGCGTGGCGTTGCCGGAGCAACAGCCGGCACAGGGCGGCGCTGGTGCGCGAGCCCTCGTCGAGCGCCAGCGACTCGACCTCCGCGGGCGGCTTGCGGAAGTAGACCTTCACGCTGCTCACCGGCCCGTCCGCGGCGACGCACGCGTCCGACACGATCCGCCAGCTCGGCTCGGCGAGGGCCTCGAACGCCGGCGCGAGCGCCAGGTCGAGCCGCTCCGCGGCGAGCGAATCGGCGAGCCGGCTCGGCAGGTCGCAGAGCAAGCGGACGCCAGCCAGCTCCGGGTGGGCGGTCGCCAGCTCTTCGGCGAGCGAATCGAAACGATGGATGAGCGGCTTCGAGTTCAGATAATTCACCGCCCCGATCCGCAGTGCCGGAGTCGTGTCCATGGCTAGCCAGGGGTGGGGGGACAGGTGATTGAATACAGGTCAACAACCGCAGCGAAGCCCGAGAGTTTAACCGACCGAGCGGCTTCGCCGTACCGC
It encodes the following:
- the yiaV gene encoding Inner membrane protein YiaV precursor, with product MMWLLGGAYCLVIWLVFAKWRLLRLSLPIALLLASIGPLLIVSWLFCAQYYHPYSNSAIAFDRTILIVPQISKRVPVTSINVKPNTLIKKGETLFELDRAPLQADADNAAAAVNEARAQVDVSEAAVVTAQATVKRARADLAYYTNKRKRDADLVKTNVVSQEEFEQTLATYQQAASGLDEALAAERQAKLGVDLANTRLREAEVNLKDAQYDLEQTTVIAPTDGYVTNQQLRVGSPAGGLGFRPVMTFIESQPEEDRVVVATFGQKNFLLIEPGQYAEVILKGYPGRVFHGEVLETIEIVGQGQLLPGGDLPEQIASGLPARFAVKIKLNDTAGLRVPGGSRGQAAVYTDNVQVAGIPIMFVLRANGWLNYLL
- a CDS encoding Formylglycine-generating sulfatase enzyme, with product MIRTLIPSLLLAALAALPAAAETVSFDFAPVGNAGNAADPQTGFGAVSYNYAISKTEVTNAQYAAFLNAVDPLGSDEFGLYNNVDMQGNFGGITLTGDIRVGPYVAKPGREGNPVTFVSFFDAMRFTNWLHNGQGDGDTETGAYTIGNGLDEVRSPGARYWIPSENEWYKAAYHDASAGTAGVYFDYATGSDSVPRSDQPSDDPSAVNYFNNDGVANGFNDGYAVSGSTGFPSGTNPLTDVGAYTDATSPYGTFDQNGNVFEWNEGDGGSSFRGSRGGSWNALAATLRPDSWNEIVVPLAESRGLGFRVATIPEPSTLLMGALAVLGSLMRRRV
- a CDS encoding Aminodeoxyfutalosine deaminase codes for the protein MTRQALRARLVCPVAAPPIEDGIVVIDGDRIERIGRQAPADVEVEDLGDVALMPGFVNAHCHLEFSLARKVGRAGIALPNWIRQVIEKRPNAKKIGRAIASGLEESLRHGVTTVAEIARTETDAYRINGLSPRLILLQESIGFSQARATSALNAAEDRLEELSTLLGPSDLNGNGHAAAALNGHAANGSHETNGHTSGYANGQSNGFDDGRFEAVGVRDEQRFRLGVSPHAPYTASPQLIRELVTVASTRGLPVAMHLAESPEELQLLSEGRGPFQEILEERGMWDPWVIGRGSTPLDYLRMLTRAPKSLVIHGNYLDYTELAMMARQAGAMSLVYCPRSHAHFKHRRYPLTEALALGVPVCLGTDGKASNPDLSMLSEMREAAARHPSVAPETILRMGTLTGAEALGLTDVGALRPGALADLVSIPLPKKAKGRPDELLSAMLRSEDEEVEYVWLGGEALEVVAV
- a CDS encoding ABC-2 family transporter protein; amino-acid sequence: MNWKNVHWIWKREMRDQLRDRRTLFMVAVLPVLMYPLLGTSLFQLAQFMQQSTGRVAVYGAEELDEAGDLPPLLNDDRFEANLFLSPGDVDRLVVESREAGADRLSEAGAAIDAGEIEVAVCFPDDFAENLSDLREQLKEPREPGEPLATAPVLEPSVLFNSAREPSQVARLRVKDVLGRWRQQLVRSNLEATNVPVVATRPFQLEQLDRASQESRDAVLWSKLLPFIVFLWALTGAFYPAIDLCAGEKERGTLETLLASPARRSEIVGGKLLTVMTFSIFTALLNLASLAITTRVLMGQLSGIAGGAINLAPPTAAAMGWLVVAVVPMSALFSALSLAFAAYAKSTKEGQYYFMPLFLAATPLMLLPLSPGVELNLGNSFVPVMGLVLLLRAMIEGQTQAVLTYAVPVVFVTGVCCWLATRWAVSQFNQESVLFRESERFDLAASLRAMVRRRGATPSAGAAVACVAGVFLTQNAVRSALPWLLQGQSEFAVLVISTVLSLVVSVLLPAIVVLVLLTRDWRSSLLLREPPRLRDTLLAVGAAICLIPVGQSLGIAIQKMYPFSEAVLAELAVFAKMIHDAPIAWVLLLLALLPAVCEEITFRGVVLSGLRKSLGTAGGILVTAAIFAATHTVLQQSLGAFPLGVALGVIAVRSRSLIPCVLFHAVYNGLTLVTDRNRDAIRTLAADWGLSDSVFVEIGGGQLGYAAPIAILGGVVALVLLWAMGRGDRGNPQVAARLETAS
- the ybhF_2 gene encoding putative ABC transporter ATP-binding protein YbhF; translation: MDLAPSPATAPYQGAPPSLGPVKVEVASLSKAYDDLQRGEVLAVDRLSFQAHAGEVFGLLGPNGAGKTTALRILTTLLKPTSGVALVNGFDCVRQEELVRNQIGFISANTAVYDRMTAWEFVEYFGRLHGLAAGPLRERMEWLFAKLRMDDLRDTLGAKMSTGMKQKTSIARALVHDPPVIVFDEATNGLDAFAARASLDAVAELRDEGKCVVFSTHIMSEVQRICDRIAVMHRGRIIDSGPTDDLRQRHGEQNLEELFFRLIRDADELADRRKGDEGMEGDKGMVDRRDEGDSG
- the mqnE_1 gene encoding Aminodeoxyfutalosine synthase yields the protein MIALAPVEELLTKAVEGQRLAPEEGLRLLKESSLASLGRAADEVTRRLHPEPYRTYNIDRNINYTNICTAVCDFCAFYRGPKSDEGYVLPLEEILQKVEETVELGGDQILLQGGLHPEFDLAWYERMLGGIKQRFPQVNLHAFSPPEIHHFTKVNKLSLREVLQRLQAAGLGSLPGGGAEILVDRVRKEITRGKVLTDDWLNVMRVWHELGGRSSATMMFGHVETLEERIEHLERLRQLQDESIEKGHDGFTAFICWTFQRDNTPMDHLAPAGAHEYLKMNAVARLYLDNIANLQSSWVTQGLKTGQMALLYGANDMGSLMIEENVVAEAGTVHFLSLQQMRDAISELGYEPRQRDVHYRLLDREYEVRSLKAAGSGLPQLPVVS
- the mqnA gene encoding Chorismate dehydratase — encoded protein: MDTTPALRIGAVNYLNSKPLIHRFDSLAEELATAHPELAGVRLLCDLPSRLADSLAAERLDLALAPAFEALAEPSWRIVSDACVAADGPVSSVKVYFRKPPAEVESLALDEGSRTSAALCRLLLRQRHAAEPRRERLPIGASLTDTRADAVLLIGDRAMHAPDPAVRGDFVAEWDLAEEWRRDTGLPFVFAVWTSRHEEVAPAVVRLLEACRDGGVVCFDSIAAAEGPPLGLTVEHAERYLRRNLRFTLGPRERRGLELFERACREAGLLSDPATTHDA